One window of the Bernardetia sp. genome contains the following:
- a CDS encoding amidohydrolase, which yields MQTQTLEKASTQIKDELEKNTSSWLELYKYLHQNPELSEQEEETSKKMGAELRKLGYEVTEKFGDYGVVGVLKNGKGKTILIRADMDALPVEEKTGLPYASTMKRTDKDGNEVSVMHACGHDMHMTVLIGVAQTMANLKNTWKGTFILVAQPAEEVGSGAKAMVEAELYKKFGTPDYALALHTNANLPHGTIGYCKNAALANVDMVNITVFGEGGHGAYPHTTKDPIVLASQMILGFQTIVSRETSPTDAAVVTVGSFHAGTKHNIISDRAELQLTLRSYTDEVRNNTLASLKRIAEGYAMAAGVEKMPVIEIDGNPTPATINDPKLTEKVANSAKKILGEDKVVEVEPVMGGEDFSRFGRTEENVPISLFWLGVVEPEKIAESEKTGKPLPSLHSPFYAPVPKPSIQTGVKVMVQSALDLFGEK from the coding sequence ATGCAAACTCAAACCTTAGAAAAAGCATCTACTCAGATAAAAGATGAGTTAGAAAAAAATACATCTTCGTGGCTTGAACTTTATAAATATCTTCATCAAAATCCAGAGCTTTCCGAACAAGAAGAAGAAACTTCAAAAAAAATGGGAGCAGAACTTAGAAAGTTAGGCTATGAAGTAACTGAAAAGTTTGGAGATTATGGTGTGGTAGGAGTTCTAAAAAATGGAAAAGGAAAAACCATACTTATTCGTGCTGATATGGATGCTTTGCCAGTAGAAGAAAAAACAGGATTGCCTTATGCCAGCACAATGAAGCGAACAGACAAAGATGGAAATGAAGTCTCGGTAATGCACGCCTGTGGACACGATATGCACATGACGGTTCTGATAGGAGTGGCACAAACTATGGCAAACCTAAAAAATACTTGGAAGGGAACATTTATCTTGGTAGCACAGCCAGCCGAAGAAGTAGGAAGTGGTGCAAAAGCCATGGTAGAAGCAGAGCTTTATAAGAAATTCGGAACACCAGATTATGCTTTAGCTTTGCATACAAATGCAAACCTTCCTCACGGAACGATTGGTTATTGTAAAAATGCTGCTTTGGCAAATGTTGATATGGTAAATATCACTGTTTTTGGAGAAGGAGGACACGGAGCATATCCACACACCACAAAAGATCCTATCGTTTTGGCTTCTCAAATGATTTTAGGTTTTCAGACGATTGTAAGCCGAGAGACTTCACCCACTGATGCAGCCGTTGTTACCGTAGGTTCATTTCATGCAGGAACAAAACACAATATTATTTCAGACCGTGCAGAGTTACAGCTTACTCTTCGTTCTTATACGGATGAAGTGAGAAACAATACTTTGGCTTCACTTAAAAGAATTGCAGAAGGCTATGCTATGGCTGCAGGCGTGGAAAAAATGCCAGTCATAGAAATTGATGGAAATCCAACACCAGCCACGATAAATGACCCAAAACTTACTGAAAAAGTAGCCAATTCTGCTAAGAAAATATTAGGCGAAGATAAAGTTGTGGAAGTAGAGCCTGTTATGGGAGGGGAAGATTTTAGCCGTTTTGGACGTACAGAGGAAAATGTTCCGATTAGCCTTTTTTGGTTGGGTGTTGTTGAACCAGAAAAAATTGCAGAAAGTGAAAAGACAGGAAAACCTTTACCTTCTTTGCATTCTCCTTTTTATGCACCTGTTCCAAAACCTTCTATACAAACGGGGGTGAAAGTAATGGTACAGTCTGCCTTAGATTTGTTTGGGGAAAAATAG